The Aggregatilinea lenta genome includes a region encoding these proteins:
- a CDS encoding DUF455 family protein codes for MAKALPTSTKMNEQARVDSASQILKRFYVAERTLMRTLGAWFVATSQWDLKRQLSADMWRTAQHADALRTRVLELRYPRRDVDRKYDTDVLALMAEVAKAADTQEFIAGVYDVVIPALVQGYEAYIARTDWLDDAPTVYRVQHILVDKQTEIAAMRTLREQVYGAGEPARVEQWRDYLRLYLDSIGGFDGLGEVSTPPESHPCAGRPAFDVPRTVERDPRWRPVLFHLPHENKYDAAGREAWKRIEALDKRVAMQVWSAISHFNEIWAAEVPASVMWDLDTEPWAFYMDLARWAWDETRHSTMGWRVLEGWGWDVPDLVPWANALYNSTGSTPARQRLALLHFYEEGLLRSGTKQIELKILESAQDDNSSMDMDYDWADEAIHVNYGYTWLKHLLGDDKAGREELQRLTDEARAKHADFVLAHKDDPDVSLAPYFERLYPVVQAMMTDIPDDGLDIVWAPVAADEEVLKEL; via the coding sequence ATGGCAAAAGCGTTACCGACCTCAACCAAAATGAACGAGCAGGCGCGCGTGGACAGCGCCTCGCAGATTTTGAAGCGTTTTTACGTAGCAGAGCGCACGCTGATGCGCACGCTCGGCGCGTGGTTCGTCGCCACCAGCCAGTGGGACCTGAAGCGGCAGCTCAGCGCGGACATGTGGCGGACCGCCCAGCACGCCGACGCCCTGCGCACGCGTGTTCTGGAACTGCGTTACCCACGGCGCGACGTGGATCGCAAGTACGATACTGATGTGCTGGCGCTGATGGCAGAGGTCGCCAAAGCCGCCGACACGCAGGAGTTCATCGCGGGCGTGTATGATGTCGTGATCCCGGCGCTGGTGCAGGGCTACGAGGCGTATATTGCACGTACAGACTGGTTGGACGACGCGCCAACCGTGTACCGCGTCCAGCACATCCTGGTCGATAAACAGACCGAGATCGCCGCCATGCGGACCCTGCGCGAGCAGGTCTACGGCGCGGGCGAACCGGCACGCGTCGAGCAGTGGCGCGACTACCTGCGCCTGTACCTGGACAGCATCGGCGGCTTCGACGGCCTGGGCGAGGTGAGCACCCCGCCGGAATCGCACCCCTGCGCCGGACGTCCCGCGTTCGACGTGCCGCGCACCGTCGAGCGCGATCCACGCTGGCGGCCTGTGCTGTTCCACCTGCCGCACGAGAACAAGTACGACGCGGCGGGCCGTGAGGCCTGGAAGCGCATCGAGGCGCTGGATAAGCGTGTAGCGATGCAGGTGTGGTCCGCGATCAGCCACTTCAACGAGATCTGGGCGGCGGAAGTGCCTGCCTCGGTGATGTGGGATCTCGATACTGAGCCGTGGGCCTTCTACATGGACCTGGCACGCTGGGCATGGGACGAGACGCGCCACAGCACGATGGGCTGGCGCGTGCTGGAAGGTTGGGGCTGGGATGTGCCGGATCTCGTGCCGTGGGCCAATGCGCTCTACAACTCGACCGGCAGCACGCCCGCGCGGCAGCGGCTGGCGCTGCTGCACTTCTACGAAGAAGGCCTGCTGCGCTCCGGCACGAAGCAGATCGAGCTGAAGATCCTCGAATCCGCGCAGGATGATAACAGTTCGATGGACATGGACTACGACTGGGCCGACGAAGCGATCCACGTCAATTACGGTTATACGTGGCTCAAGCATTTGCTGGGCGACGACAAGGCCGGGCGCGAGGAGCTTCAGCGCCTGACCGATGAGGCGCGCGCCAAACACGCCGACTTCGTGCTGGCGCACAAGGACGATCCGGACGTCTCGCTTGCGCCGTACTTCGAGCGGCTGTACCCGGTTGTGCAGGCCATGATGACGGACATCCCGGACGACGGGCTGGATATCGTCTGGGCGCCAGTCGCCGCCGACGAAGAGGTCCTCAAGGAGCTGTAA
- a CDS encoding sugar phosphate isomerase/epimerase family protein, translated as MKLMIFRAFWGMTGSIAEQIDRIAAAGYDGVEGAPPDPAEMPRAEFLDRLRQHNLALILGAQVDTRDQIEPVLMKLAEYGPLKIDLHSGRDALSRDDGCAYFEEAQRVERSIGIPVGHETHRGRMFFSPWDTAFYLHTFQDLKIVADYSHWVNVCERLPVDQTDAMDLANQRAIHVHGRVGYEQGPQVPDPAAPEYAGHLAWHEQQWQAIKALRQQAGDEVFTFTPEYGPPRYLHTLPYTDAPVADLWQVCLWAANRARHTLV; from the coding sequence ATGAAGCTGATGATTTTTCGCGCGTTTTGGGGCATGACCGGATCGATTGCCGAGCAGATCGACCGCATCGCGGCGGCAGGTTACGACGGCGTCGAAGGCGCGCCGCCGGACCCCGCCGAGATGCCGCGCGCCGAATTCCTCGATCGTCTGCGCCAGCACAATCTCGCGCTGATCCTGGGCGCGCAGGTGGACACGCGCGACCAGATCGAGCCGGTGTTGATGAAGCTGGCGGAGTATGGCCCGCTGAAGATCGACCTGCACAGCGGGCGCGACGCACTGTCGCGTGACGACGGCTGCGCCTACTTCGAAGAGGCGCAGCGCGTCGAGCGCTCGATTGGTATCCCCGTTGGGCACGAAACGCACCGGGGGCGGATGTTCTTTTCGCCCTGGGACACGGCGTTTTATCTGCACACGTTTCAGGACTTGAAGATCGTCGCGGACTACAGCCACTGGGTCAATGTCTGCGAGCGGCTGCCGGTCGACCAGACCGATGCGATGGATCTGGCGAACCAGCGCGCGATCCACGTGCACGGGCGCGTCGGGTATGAGCAGGGACCGCAGGTGCCCGATCCCGCCGCGCCCGAATATGCCGGTCACCTGGCGTGGCACGAGCAGCAGTGGCAGGCGATCAAGGCGCTCCGCCAGCAGGCGGGCGACGAGGTGTTCACCTTCACGCCGGAATACGGCCCGCCGCGCTACCTGCATACGCTACCCTACACCGATGCACCCGTCGCGGACCTGTGGCAGGTGTGCCTGTGGGCCGCGAATCGCGCCCGTCACACCCTGGTCTGA
- a CDS encoding carbohydrate ABC transporter permease: MLEWLDSSVLTLFGAAITRFWVAAALLALVPAWWARRKNFSAGMGYLVAVALPIAASEIVRTLIPDANQTFERGQTPSASYTVWSDAAFRADLGLVLLSIVLILVAARLIDWLRQDERAESPRRWRLSATGSAVVLAIPLVAWIWAAGKLLFQASYGAIALPLVGFVALVVIAGLLAVRLDGWRRSAGLLALSLIVVLAQVWFNSTRGPASMFESNGSVPFFLPLIPVGLGMFAAPGLASTWRKGDVLALGWQLGALAWMVAAVGWLVRFLGFYDFQNSFAFGLGTVLNAPVRVLSGLSAIYYDRVPREIAGDANAANMATWESSLVVLVGVLALVWIMWRTASLPARTQPRTLSATVERARHPQFTLSQRRYILAFALILPALALRTFTTFYPFLQTVALSVQKYNPAFPPREYVALRNFERLSTDLVVRESLEFTILFVFVSTFFQVVLGLAIAHLLNANFNLRGFARTVSLIPWAVPMVVAAIGFRWMFDDQFGMIPDLLRRLFSYQGTWLVDPEHARMAVTFVNVWKSTPFAALLLLAGLQGVSEDLYEAAKVDGANWIDALRFITVPMLMPIIVTISMFLLVWQLAAFDLPFAMTGGGPGFSTTVLAQKIYLEINSLNYSYAAAVSIALVVVVTVIGGLGLVALRRSEVSA; this comes from the coding sequence ATGCTTGAATGGCTCGATTCTTCCGTCCTGACTCTGTTTGGGGCCGCCATCACGCGGTTCTGGGTGGCTGCTGCGCTGCTGGCCCTCGTCCCGGCGTGGTGGGCGCGGCGTAAAAATTTCAGCGCCGGGATGGGTTATCTGGTCGCAGTGGCCCTGCCGATCGCAGCCAGCGAGATCGTGCGCACGCTGATCCCCGACGCCAACCAAACGTTTGAGCGCGGCCAGACGCCGAGCGCGTCGTATACGGTCTGGTCCGATGCGGCGTTCCGCGCGGATCTGGGCCTCGTGTTGCTCTCAATCGTGCTGATCCTCGTCGCAGCGAGGCTAATCGACTGGCTGCGGCAGGACGAGCGCGCGGAATCGCCGCGCCGCTGGCGGCTGAGCGCAACGGGCAGCGCCGTCGTGCTGGCGATCCCGCTGGTGGCGTGGATCTGGGCGGCGGGCAAGCTGCTGTTCCAGGCGAGCTACGGCGCAATTGCGCTGCCGCTGGTCGGGTTCGTGGCGCTGGTGGTGATCGCGGGGCTGCTGGCGGTCCGGCTGGACGGCTGGCGGCGCAGCGCCGGTCTGCTGGCGCTGAGCCTGATCGTCGTGCTGGCGCAGGTGTGGTTCAACAGCACGCGCGGCCCTGCCTCCATGTTCGAGTCGAACGGGTCCGTGCCGTTCTTCCTGCCGCTGATTCCGGTCGGGCTGGGGATGTTCGCTGCGCCGGGACTGGCCTCCACATGGCGCAAGGGCGACGTACTGGCGCTCGGCTGGCAGTTGGGCGCGCTGGCCTGGATGGTAGCAGCGGTCGGCTGGCTGGTGCGCTTCCTGGGCTTCTACGACTTCCAGAACTCGTTTGCGTTCGGCCTGGGCACGGTGCTCAACGCGCCGGTGCGTGTGCTGTCCGGGCTGAGCGCGATTTATTACGACCGCGTGCCGCGCGAGATCGCGGGTGACGCGAATGCTGCAAACATGGCGACGTGGGAATCGTCGCTGGTTGTGCTGGTAGGCGTGCTGGCCCTAGTGTGGATCATGTGGCGTACGGCGTCCCTGCCCGCTCGAACGCAGCCGCGCACACTGTCCGCCACGGTCGAGCGCGCCCGTCACCCGCAGTTTACGCTCAGCCAGCGGCGCTACATCCTGGCCTTCGCGCTAATTCTGCCTGCGCTGGCGCTGCGCACCTTCACCACCTTTTACCCGTTCTTGCAGACGGTGGCGCTCAGCGTGCAGAAGTACAACCCCGCCTTTCCCCCGCGCGAATACGTCGCGTTGCGCAACTTCGAGCGGCTCTCGACCGACCTCGTCGTGCGCGAAAGCCTGGAATTCACCATCCTGTTCGTGTTCGTCTCGACCTTCTTCCAGGTGGTGCTGGGGCTGGCGATCGCGCACCTGCTCAACGCCAACTTCAACCTGCGCGGCTTTGCGCGCACGGTCAGCCTGATCCCGTGGGCGGTGCCGATGGTCGTCGCCGCGATCGGCTTCCGCTGGATGTTCGACGACCAGTTCGGCATGATCCCGGACCTGCTGCGCCGCCTGTTCAGTTACCAGGGCACGTGGCTGGTGGACCCGGAGCACGCGCGTATGGCGGTAACGTTCGTCAATGTGTGGAAGAGCACGCCGTTCGCAGCACTGCTGCTGCTGGCCGGGCTGCAAGGTGTCTCGGAGGATCTGTATGAGGCGGCGAAGGTGGACGGCGCGAACTGGATCGACGCGCTGCGCTTCATCACCGTGCCGATGCTGATGCCGATCATCGTCACGATCAGTATGTTCCTGCTGGTGTGGCAGCTCGCCGCATTCGACCTGCCGTTTGCCATGACGGGCGGCGGGCCGGGCTTCTCGACCACGGTGCTCGCACAGAAAATTTACCTGGAAATTAACTCGCTGAATTACAGTTACGCGGCGGCGGTCAGCATTGCGCTGGTGGTCGTCGTGACGGTGATCGGCGGTTTGGGACTGGTCGCGCTGCGCCGGTCGGAAGTTTCAGCCTAG
- a CDS encoding carbohydrate ABC transporter permease, which produces MTTHSLSGRAEEMGREQRAWLERHSNAIAIYIALAVFVVFICFPFYYIVMSSITPRTDLFNIPPSYWPSSPTLENYRNMIDSVPFLTYLRNSLIFAVGSSLVSVIASAMAAYALARIKFPGSNVVYMLLVLSSALPQIAVLVPMFETFQSFNLINTHQGLIILMSSLMLPFSILILVSFIMQIPVEIEEAALIDGANIVQVLTRMMVPLLLPALSTMTVINFIISWNELLYPLVFAQRDVTKTLSVALVELSSDASTYTRPWDMLSALSVFMVIPVLFLVLIGQRMIIAGLSRGAVK; this is translated from the coding sequence ATGACGACACATTCACTCAGCGGACGCGCGGAAGAGATGGGGCGCGAACAGCGAGCCTGGCTCGAACGTCACAGCAACGCGATCGCGATTTACATCGCGCTGGCTGTGTTCGTGGTGTTCATCTGCTTCCCGTTTTACTACATCGTGATGTCTTCCATCACGCCGCGCACGGACCTGTTCAACATCCCGCCGTCCTACTGGCCCAGCAGCCCCACGCTGGAAAACTACCGCAACATGATCGACTCGGTGCCGTTTTTGACCTACCTGCGCAACTCGCTGATCTTCGCGGTGGGGTCGTCGCTGGTGTCGGTCATCGCCAGCGCGATGGCGGCCTATGCCCTGGCGCGCATCAAGTTCCCCGGCAGCAACGTCGTCTATATGCTGCTGGTGCTGTCCAGCGCGCTGCCACAGATCGCCGTGCTGGTCCCCATGTTCGAGACGTTCCAGAGCTTTAACCTGATCAACACGCACCAGGGCCTGATCATCCTGATGAGCAGCCTGATGCTGCCGTTCTCGATCCTGATCCTGGTGTCGTTCATCATGCAGATCCCGGTCGAGATCGAAGAGGCGGCGCTGATCGACGGGGCGAACATCGTGCAGGTGCTGACGCGCATGATGGTCCCGCTGCTGCTGCCCGCGCTCTCGACCATGACGGTGATCAACTTCATCATTAGCTGGAACGAGCTGCTCTATCCGCTGGTGTTCGCGCAGCGCGACGTGACCAAGACGCTCAGCGTGGCCCTGGTCGAGTTGTCGTCGGACGCCTCGACCTACACGCGCCCGTGGGACATGCTCAGCGCGCTCAGTGTGTTCATGGTGATCCCGGTGCTGTTCCTGGTGTTGATCGGCCAGCGCATGATCATCGCCGGGCTGTCGCGCGGGGCGGTGAAGTAG
- a CDS encoding DUF455 family protein, with protein MEPQAGHITIEQNVEILKRYAYLERACMRTLAGWLPGVPEWEAKNLFGLHIWESADAANELRDRLKELRNYQPERNLSPTLEQIFKELDYAQNTAEVIATVYLVVKKALLDAYRTHPDVTWSEFDNPTVKVTEKLIPQTEQQVRWAEAFFATIKADYSGWEAWQATIAGLLEADGGVTGTGAKHEPQQRPAGERPLLLPWATCQRMPDWPIFDPEADLQPDRELAPEEHRIWRFKHYVNEMTASETLGSILWMTPEMEWEFQHNISRHLWDEIRHSQLGQTRVQQLGLKVEDVPQVVQIYNVMMTLPAVDQYALLTTVIEPNGMPEKRANREHWEEMDDEISAAAVSYDWSDENFHVRWGQKWTPVLLETYHYDESPAQIKERMEAWLVENTPVKMQQKHAHGEY; from the coding sequence ATGGAGCCGCAAGCGGGTCATATTACGATTGAGCAAAACGTCGAGATTTTGAAACGCTATGCTTACCTGGAGCGCGCGTGCATGCGCACGCTGGCTGGCTGGCTGCCGGGTGTGCCGGAATGGGAAGCGAAGAACCTGTTCGGGCTGCACATCTGGGAAAGCGCGGATGCCGCCAACGAGCTGCGCGATCGCCTGAAGGAGTTGCGCAACTACCAGCCGGAGCGGAATCTCAGCCCCACGCTGGAACAGATCTTCAAGGAGTTGGATTACGCGCAGAACACGGCAGAAGTGATTGCCACGGTCTATCTCGTGGTGAAGAAGGCGCTGCTTGACGCCTATCGCACCCACCCGGACGTGACGTGGTCGGAGTTCGACAATCCCACGGTGAAGGTGACCGAAAAGCTGATTCCCCAGACCGAGCAGCAGGTGCGCTGGGCCGAGGCGTTCTTCGCGACGATCAAAGCGGACTATTCCGGTTGGGAAGCGTGGCAGGCAACCATCGCCGGGCTGCTGGAGGCGGACGGCGGCGTCACCGGGACCGGCGCGAAGCACGAGCCGCAGCAGCGCCCAGCGGGCGAGCGTCCGCTGCTGCTGCCGTGGGCGACGTGCCAGCGCATGCCGGATTGGCCGATCTTCGACCCGGAGGCGGACCTTCAGCCGGACCGCGAGCTTGCGCCGGAAGAACACCGCATCTGGCGCTTTAAGCACTACGTCAACGAGATGACCGCCTCGGAGACGCTCGGCTCGATTCTGTGGATGACGCCGGAGATGGAATGGGAGTTCCAGCACAACATCTCGCGCCACCTATGGGACGAGATCCGGCACAGCCAGCTTGGCCAGACGCGCGTGCAGCAGTTGGGCCTGAAGGTCGAGGATGTGCCGCAGGTCGTCCAGATCTACAACGTCATGATGACGCTGCCTGCCGTGGATCAGTACGCGCTGCTGACGACGGTCATCGAGCCGAACGGCATGCCGGAGAAGCGCGCCAACCGCGAGCACTGGGAAGAGATGGACGACGAGATCTCGGCGGCGGCGGTCAGCTATGACTGGAGCGACGAAAACTTCCACGTGCGCTGGGGCCAGAAGTGGACGCCCGTGCTGCTGGAAACGTACCACTACGACGAATCGCCCGCGCAGATCAAGGAGCGCATGGAAGCCTGGCTGGTGGAGAACACGCCGGTCAAGATGCAGCAGAAGCACGCGCACGGCGAGTATTAG
- a CDS encoding 2Fe-2S iron-sulfur cluster-binding protein, with product MPLVTLVQTGVSFEAEDDETIMEAAERAGIFMVHSCLSGTCRSCMTRVISGIVEHDPEYIDDLNIDDYEVEEGYRLLCSAFARTDVELDK from the coding sequence GTGCCACTCGTAACCTTAGTGCAAACGGGCGTGAGCTTCGAAGCCGAAGACGACGAGACGATCATGGAAGCGGCGGAACGGGCCGGGATCTTCATGGTCCATAGTTGCCTGAGCGGGACCTGCCGCTCGTGCATGACGCGCGTGATCAGTGGCATCGTCGAGCACGACCCGGAGTATATCGACGACCTCAACATCGACGACTACGAAGTCGAAGAGGGCTACCGGCTGCTGTGCAGCGCCTTCGCCCGGACGGACGTCGAACTGGATAAGTAA
- a CDS encoding alpha-mannosidase: MVPPSYRATLVSHTHWDRAWYVTFQEFRARLVRLIDRLLNTLDDDPDFRVFMLDGQMSVLEDYLEIRPEQAPRLHAYCQSGRIQVGPWYVLADEFLVSPEALIRNLALGHKMGEPYGGVMPIGYVPDGFGHIAQLPQILRGFGLDNAFFWRGMGTEGDRLGTEFEWRAPDGSQVTAVLMPWGYHNVTNLGYGVHWGDTSQMSFNRDLAQAKIEKAIDKLKPMTNTGTILLMNGIDHAEAEPRMPEVIRRANAALVDTTIHHGTLAEHLAAVRDAGADLPTFEGEFRWGRYSEILQGVYSTRIHLKQANHAGETLLERYMEPLTALAWLSGADIPEGTPGLVAHAWKWLLLNHPHDDMYGSGIDEVHHEMAHRFSQSRQVAEILVRDSVRQIARQADMSAQDGVPVLLFNPLGWPRREVVEATIAFEYDDPVADAFRIVTPDGAIVPHQVIEDQERFWMEVLKANRKRVVRVLLPADLPAMGYTSLFAQPAAGAAAPGTDLESYERGMENSFLAVAIQPDGSLNLLDKQTGQTYTGLHHFFDVEDTGDEYSFCPLPEHSQTISTVGANAAITRIEAGPCRAAFRIERTLDLPVGLTDDRTHRAGETVPLPIVSEIRLYAGQPGVFIHTTIDNRARDHKLTVNFPTGLHVAQAHVDESFMVAARDLKLPDSTGWVEDPTALMHQRTFTDLSDGTRGLAILNQGLPSVEVTEDGTIALTLLRAVGWLSRDDLWVRRIAAGPLVPTPGAQCLGPYAYDYAILPHAGDWRAVFQAAQNYNAPVLGRRADTHSGLELHDMNITRDDPARVTAIPWPRGGSLPASFSLVQIDPPALVLSAACRSERDTLIVRCYNITREPVEGAVTVRVPVAEAYRTTMAGERQEMLELTEGRVHVQARGGEVITLEFVPA; this comes from the coding sequence ATGGTGCCGCCCTCCTACCGCGCCACGCTTGTCAGCCACACCCATTGGGACCGCGCCTGGTACGTCACCTTCCAAGAATTCCGCGCCCGCCTCGTCCGCCTCATCGACCGCCTGCTGAATACACTCGACGACGATCCCGACTTCCGGGTGTTCATGCTTGACGGCCAGATGAGCGTTTTGGAAGACTATCTCGAAATCCGCCCCGAACAGGCCCCGCGCCTGCACGCCTACTGCCAATCGGGCCGCATCCAGGTCGGGCCGTGGTACGTGCTGGCCGACGAATTTCTGGTCAGCCCCGAAGCGCTGATCCGCAATCTGGCGCTCGGCCACAAAATGGGCGAACCCTACGGCGGCGTGATGCCCATCGGCTACGTGCCGGACGGTTTTGGACATATCGCGCAGCTTCCGCAGATCCTGCGCGGCTTCGGGCTGGACAATGCATTCTTCTGGCGCGGCATGGGCACGGAAGGCGACCGCCTGGGCACCGAGTTCGAGTGGCGCGCGCCGGACGGATCGCAGGTGACCGCCGTGCTGATGCCGTGGGGCTACCACAACGTCACCAACCTGGGCTACGGCGTGCACTGGGGCGACACCTCGCAGATGTCGTTCAACCGGGATCTGGCGCAGGCGAAGATTGAGAAGGCCATCGACAAGTTGAAGCCGATGACCAACACCGGCACGATTTTGCTCATGAACGGCATCGACCACGCCGAGGCCGAGCCGCGCATGCCGGAAGTGATCCGCCGCGCGAACGCGGCCCTGGTCGACACGACGATCCACCACGGCACGCTGGCGGAACACCTCGCCGCTGTGCGGGACGCAGGGGCGGATTTACCCACGTTCGAGGGCGAGTTCCGTTGGGGCCGCTATTCGGAGATTTTGCAGGGCGTTTATTCCACGCGCATCCACCTCAAGCAGGCCAACCACGCGGGCGAAACGCTGCTCGAACGCTACATGGAGCCGCTCACCGCGCTGGCGTGGCTTTCGGGCGCGGACATTCCCGAAGGCACGCCCGGCCTCGTCGCGCACGCCTGGAAATGGCTGCTGCTCAACCACCCACACGACGACATGTACGGCAGCGGTATCGACGAGGTACACCACGAGATGGCCCACCGCTTCAGCCAGTCACGGCAGGTGGCCGAGATCCTGGTGCGTGACAGCGTGCGCCAGATCGCGCGGCAGGCGGATATGAGCGCGCAGGATGGCGTGCCGGTGCTGCTGTTCAATCCGCTCGGCTGGCCGCGCCGCGAAGTTGTCGAAGCCACGATTGCGTTCGAATACGACGATCCTGTTGCCGACGCGTTCCGGATCGTCACGCCGGACGGCGCGATCGTGCCGCATCAGGTGATCGAAGACCAGGAGCGCTTCTGGATGGAAGTGCTCAAGGCCAACCGCAAGCGCGTGGTCCGCGTGCTGCTGCCCGCCGATCTGCCCGCGATGGGCTATACGAGCCTGTTCGCACAACCCGCCGCCGGAGCCGCCGCGCCCGGTACGGACCTGGAAAGCTACGAGCGCGGCATGGAAAACAGCTTCCTGGCCGTCGCCATCCAACCGGACGGAAGCCTGAATCTGCTGGACAAGCAGACCGGCCAAACCTACACCGGCCTGCATCACTTCTTCGACGTGGAAGACACGGGCGACGAGTACAGCTTCTGCCCCCTGCCCGAACACAGCCAGACGATTTCGACCGTGGGCGCGAACGCGGCGATCACCCGCATCGAGGCGGGGCCGTGCCGCGCCGCGTTTCGCATCGAGCGCACGCTGGATCTGCCCGTCGGCCTGACGGACGACCGCACGCACCGCGCCGGGGAAACGGTCCCGCTGCCCATCGTCAGCGAGATTCGGCTCTACGCGGGACAGCCGGGCGTGTTCATCCACACCACAATCGATAACCGGGCGCGCGACCACAAGCTGACGGTGAACTTCCCGACCGGGCTGCACGTCGCACAGGCGCACGTGGACGAGTCGTTCATGGTCGCCGCGCGCGACCTCAAGCTGCCCGATTCGACCGGCTGGGTGGAAGATCCCACGGCATTGATGCACCAGCGCACCTTTACCGACCTGAGTGATGGCACGCGCGGGCTGGCGATTCTGAACCAGGGCCTGCCCTCGGTCGAAGTGACCGAAGACGGGACCATCGCGCTGACGCTGCTGCGCGCGGTCGGCTGGCTCTCGCGCGACGACCTGTGGGTGCGGCGCATCGCCGCCGGGCCGCTGGTCCCCACGCCGGGCGCGCAGTGCCTCGGCCCCTACGCCTACGATTACGCGATTCTGCCCCACGCGGGCGATTGGCGCGCGGTGTTCCAGGCCGCGCAGAACTACAACGCGCCGGTATTGGGCCGCCGCGCCGACACGCACTCCGGCCTGGAGCTGCACGACATGAACATCACGCGCGACGACCCGGCGCGTGTCACGGCGATCCCCTGGCCGCGCGGCGGGTCGCTGCCCGCGTCGTTCAGCCTCGTGCAGATCGATCCGCCCGCGCTGGTGCTCAGCGCCGCGTGCCGCAGCGAGCGGGATACGCTGATCGTGCGCTGCTACAACATCACGCGCGAGCCGGTCGAGGGCGCTGTCACCGTGCGTGTGCCCGTCGCGGAAGCGTACCGCACCACGATGGCCGGAGAGCGTCAGGAAATGCTCGAGTTGACGGAAGGCCGCGTACACGTTCAGGCGCGCGGCGGCGAGGTGATCACGCTGGAATTCGTTCCGGCGTAG
- a CDS encoding uroporphyrinogen decarboxylase family protein: MTTGSMTSRQRVLAAFAHQEPDHVPAWLGASPAFRVKAIHTLDLPDDESLSRFVGDDFRRVYARYAGPDEYAPDVNLPPGVTYRSVFGILRHGYEGGQPLSHPLAEAETVAEVDAYPWPDPAWMDVSQIRTDALRYGGQYAMLGGEWAPFWHDAIDLLGMENLLMKMFDAPEVVEAVLAHTAAFYAAVSERTFEAAGDAIDIFFIGNDFGSRNGPLIGVKQFERFLLPPLRSLIDLGHRYNMKVLMHCCGGFAPLIPSMINAGLDGLQALQPNCRGMDPAALKAEFGRDLLLMGAINTQLLIEGTPEQARAETRRILEIMMPGGGYVACPSHDYVLAETPVENITAVYETIREGGSYH; this comes from the coding sequence GTGACGACCGGCAGCATGACCTCCCGCCAGCGTGTGCTGGCCGCGTTTGCGCACCAGGAGCCAGACCACGTGCCCGCGTGGCTGGGCGCGTCGCCCGCGTTCCGCGTCAAGGCGATCCATACATTGGATCTGCCCGACGACGAGAGCCTGTCCCGCTTTGTGGGGGACGATTTCCGCCGCGTCTACGCGCGCTACGCCGGGCCGGACGAGTACGCGCCGGACGTGAACCTGCCGCCGGGCGTGACGTACCGCTCCGTATTTGGCATTCTGCGCCACGGCTACGAGGGCGGGCAGCCGCTGTCGCATCCGCTGGCGGAGGCCGAAACCGTGGCCGAGGTGGACGCCTACCCCTGGCCCGATCCGGCCTGGATGGACGTGTCGCAGATCCGCACGGACGCGCTGCGTTACGGCGGGCAATATGCCATGCTTGGCGGAGAATGGGCCCCGTTCTGGCACGACGCGATCGACTTGCTGGGCATGGAAAACCTGCTGATGAAAATGTTCGACGCGCCGGAGGTGGTCGAAGCGGTGCTGGCGCATACCGCCGCCTTTTATGCCGCCGTCAGCGAGCGTACTTTCGAGGCCGCTGGAGATGCCATCGACATCTTTTTTATCGGCAACGACTTCGGTTCGCGCAATGGCCCTTTGATCGGCGTGAAGCAGTTCGAGCGGTTTTTGCTGCCGCCGCTGCGCTCCCTCATCGACCTGGGACACCGGTATAATATGAAAGTGCTGATGCACTGCTGCGGGGGCTTTGCTCCGCTGATCCCGTCGATGATCAACGCCGGGCTGGATGGGCTTCAGGCGCTCCAGCCGAACTGCCGCGGCATGGACCCGGCGGCGCTCAAGGCCGAGTTTGGCCGCGACCTGCTGCTGATGGGCGCGATCAACACGCAGCTTCTGATCGAGGGCACGCCGGAGCAGGCGCGCGCCGAGACACGCCGTATCCTTGAGATCATGATGCCCGGCGGCGGCTACGTGGCATGCCCCAGCCATGACTACGTGCTGGCGGAGACACCGGTCGAGAACATCACCGCCGTGTATGAAACGATCCGCGAAGGTGGGAGTTATCATTAG